In the Candidatus Aminicenantes bacterium genome, TACTTGGCCAGTTCGCTGGCCTGGGCGCCGAAGGTATTGGTCTCGATGATGTCGCAGCCGGCGTCCAGGTACGAGGAATGGATGGCGCCGATGGTGTCGGGCCGCGAGAGGGTGAGATAGTCATAGCAGCCGTCGCGGCCCTGGTAATCGTCGGGGCCAA is a window encoding:
- a CDS encoding homocysteine S-methyltransferase family protein gives rise to the protein MAGIGKPDISKRQKEKILILDGAMGTAIMAAAIGPDDYQGRDGCYDYLTLSRPDTIGAIHSSYLDAGCDIIETNTFGAQASELAK